Proteins found in one Paenibacillus sp. genomic segment:
- a CDS encoding sugar ABC transporter substrate-binding protein → MKVLLVLLAAAVWLAGCGGGATGTGGSAGGSNGSGEEVVTLKFMGWEASPLETAAVKKGLEMFMQQNPNIKVEYQPTPGGAQYAQKLLTMLAGNAAPDVFFLGAAEYRSFQQRNVLLDLTSMFEKEMSLDDFIPSAAQIMEIDGKIYGVSSCTVSPVLYYNKDLFDKAQLAYPPSDPSEAWTWEQFRDAAVKLTVKNGDKVEQYGAFGLENFYMTSAVILSNGGSIFADDFKSLTVNTPEAKEVMQSILDLRVKHGAAPTAKTLESIGMKANQMLQTGKVAMIVDGSWALQELATMGFPVGVAPLPVFAEPMTHGQAHVHAAAHNTKHPEEAWKLIQFLSSEEYQTQLISEGLWMPNRKSLYTEEGMAKWHNEKVHPEGFKEMAPFFADAKPYPFTLITQAIVNDIIAEETDKLWYSGQSVDETMANIEKKANAELAK, encoded by the coding sequence ATGAAAGTATTGCTTGTGCTGCTGGCTGCCGCCGTATGGCTCGCCGGTTGCGGCGGAGGCGCAACGGGAACGGGCGGGAGCGCCGGAGGCTCGAACGGTTCCGGCGAAGAGGTCGTGACGCTGAAGTTCATGGGCTGGGAGGCTAGTCCGCTGGAAACGGCGGCGGTTAAGAAAGGTTTAGAGATGTTCATGCAGCAAAACCCGAACATCAAAGTCGAGTATCAGCCGACGCCCGGAGGAGCGCAATACGCGCAGAAGCTGCTGACGATGCTGGCAGGCAACGCGGCTCCCGACGTATTTTTCCTCGGCGCGGCTGAATACCGCTCGTTCCAACAGCGGAACGTGCTCCTCGACTTGACCTCCATGTTCGAGAAGGAGATGTCGCTGGACGACTTCATTCCTTCGGCGGCGCAGATCATGGAGATCGACGGCAAAATCTACGGCGTCAGCAGCTGTACCGTATCTCCTGTACTGTATTACAACAAAGACTTGTTTGACAAGGCTCAACTTGCGTATCCGCCGAGCGATCCGAGCGAGGCGTGGACGTGGGAGCAGTTCCGGGACGCCGCGGTCAAGCTGACGGTGAAAAACGGGGACAAGGTCGAGCAGTACGGCGCGTTCGGCCTCGAAAACTTTTACATGACGTCGGCGGTCATCTTGTCGAACGGCGGCTCGATCTTCGCGGACGACTTCAAGTCGTTGACCGTCAACACCCCGGAGGCGAAGGAGGTCATGCAGAGCATCCTCGACCTGCGGGTGAAGCACGGCGCGGCCCCGACGGCGAAGACGCTCGAAAGCATCGGCATGAAGGCGAATCAAATGCTGCAGACGGGCAAGGTCGCGATGATCGTCGACGGTTCTTGGGCGCTGCAGGAGCTGGCGACGATGGGCTTCCCGGTCGGCGTCGCGCCGCTGCCGGTGTTCGCGGAGCCGATGACGCACGGTCAAGCGCACGTGCATGCCGCCGCCCACAATACGAAGCATCCGGAAGAGGCGTGGAAGCTGATCCAATTCCTCTCCTCCGAGGAATACCAAACGCAGCTCATCAGCGAAGGCCTCTGGATGCCGAACCGCAAATCGCTGTACACGGAAGAAGGCATGGCGAAGTGGCACAACGAGAAGGTGCATCCGGAGGGCTTTAAAGAAATGGCGCCGTTCTTCGCCGATGCGAAGCCGTACCCGTTCACGCTGATCACGCAGGCGATCGTCAACGACATCATCGCCGAGGAGACGGATAAGTTGTGGTATTCCGGACAATCGGTCGACGAGACGATGGCGAATATTGAGAAGAAGGCGAACGCGGAGCTGGCGAAATAA
- a CDS encoding sugar ABC transporter permease: MFRKDGAWAVVLLLPNVLGFLAFTLIPVFASFVLSFTSWDMLTPVRWVGLQNYIDLWKDETFVKVFWNTIYFAGVSVPLGIALSLLLAVALDRIEFKKFYRAAYFLPVVSSMVAIAVVWQFIYNPEYGLLNYILSWFGIRGPNWLTSTVWAMPAVIITSVWKNLGFNMLIFLAGLQGISDDYYEAASLDGARWHQKFFHITIPLLAPTTFFVTVMSFIASFQVFDTIFLMTQGGPARSTSVIVHYLYEHGFKYFNMGYASAMAYVLFFLMFVITVVQFWRGRKWGTFY, encoded by the coding sequence ATGTTCCGCAAGGACGGCGCTTGGGCGGTCGTTCTGCTGCTGCCGAATGTGCTCGGATTTCTGGCGTTCACGCTCATTCCGGTGTTCGCGTCCTTCGTTCTCAGCTTCACGTCCTGGGATATGCTGACGCCGGTCCGGTGGGTCGGGCTCCAAAACTACATCGACCTGTGGAAAGACGAAACGTTCGTGAAAGTGTTCTGGAACACGATCTATTTCGCCGGCGTGTCGGTGCCGCTCGGCATCGCGCTGTCGCTGTTACTCGCCGTGGCGCTCGACCGCATCGAGTTTAAGAAGTTCTACCGAGCCGCGTACTTTTTGCCCGTCGTCTCCTCGATGGTCGCGATCGCCGTCGTGTGGCAGTTTATTTACAACCCGGAGTACGGCTTGCTCAACTACATCTTGAGCTGGTTCGGCATCCGGGGGCCGAATTGGCTGACGAGCACCGTCTGGGCGATGCCGGCCGTCATCATCACGAGCGTTTGGAAAAATCTCGGGTTCAACATGTTGATTTTTCTGGCGGGGCTGCAGGGCATCTCCGACGATTATTACGAGGCCGCTTCGCTCGACGGAGCGCGGTGGCATCAGAAGTTTTTCCACATCACGATTCCGCTGCTCGCGCCGACGACGTTCTTCGTCACCGTCATGTCGTTCATCGCGTCGTTCCAAGTGTTCGACACCATCTTCTTGATGACGCAGGGCGGTCCGGCGCGCTCGACCTCGGTCATCGTTCATTATCTGTACGAGCACGGCTTTAAATATTTCAACATGGGCTACGCGAGCGCGATGGCGTACGTGCTGTTTTTCCTCATGTTCGTGATCACCGTCGTCCAATTTTGGCGCGGCCGCAAGTGGGGGACGTTTTACTAA
- a CDS encoding carbohydrate ABC transporter permease: MKTSLPLKLTSHLFLMLGALTMITPFLWTIGTSLKQLQEVFVFPPTLFGERLVWDNYLRIADRFPFDVYVLNSFKITVIVVAAQLVTSSMAGFAFARLRFPFRDALFAAYLATMMIPIQVTLIPNFIIMRHYNLIDTHWSLILPALVSAFGTFLLRQFFLTIPAELEEAAKMDGCTPFGIYWRIFVPLSKPAMATLGVFVFMGMWNEFMAPLIYINSQSKMTLPLGLASMQGLYGTDWPVLMASTVLSIAPLIVIFLLAQDFFIKGVTLSGLKG; encoded by the coding sequence GTGAAAACGAGCCTGCCGCTCAAACTGACTTCGCATCTCTTTCTGATGCTCGGGGCGCTGACGATGATTACTCCCTTCTTGTGGACGATCGGCACCTCGCTCAAGCAGCTTCAAGAAGTGTTCGTCTTCCCCCCGACGCTCTTCGGGGAGAGGCTCGTGTGGGACAATTATTTGCGCATCGCGGATCGGTTTCCGTTCGACGTCTATGTGCTGAACAGCTTCAAAATTACGGTGATCGTCGTCGCCGCCCAGCTCGTCACGAGCTCGATGGCCGGCTTCGCCTTCGCCCGTCTCCGGTTCCCGTTCCGGGACGCCTTGTTCGCTGCGTACCTGGCGACGATGATGATTCCGATCCAAGTGACGCTCATTCCGAACTTTATCATCATGCGGCACTATAATTTGATCGACACGCACTGGTCGCTGATTTTGCCTGCGCTCGTGTCGGCGTTCGGCACGTTTTTGCTCCGTCAGTTTTTCCTGACGATCCCGGCGGAGCTGGAGGAGGCGGCGAAGATGGACGGCTGTACGCCTTTCGGCATTTACTGGCGCATCTTCGTGCCGCTCTCGAAGCCGGCCATGGCGACGCTCGGCGTATTCGTGTTCATGGGCATGTGGAACGAATTTATGGCACCGCTCATTTACATCAACAGCCAAAGCAAGATGACGCTGCCGCTCGGCCTCGCGTCCATGCAGGGGCTGTACGGCACCGATTGGCCCGTGCTGATGGCGAGCACCGTCCTGTCGATTGCGCCGCTCATCGTCATCTTTTTGTTGGCGCAGGACTTTTTCATCAAAGGCGTGACGCTGTCCGGATTGAAAGGCTAA
- a CDS encoding glycoside hydrolase family 127 protein, producing MSKLEHATNRPLEAANLKQVSIEDPFWTPRVRNVTDTVVPYQWQALNDEIPGAEPSHTVENFRIAAGEAEGEYYGMVFQDSDLGKWLETVGFVLAGGRDPELERIADEVIDLLERAQQPDGYLNTYYQVKEPGQRWTNLRDNHELYCAGHLMEAAVAYYEATGKRKFLDVMCRYADYIGEVFGAEPGKKRGYDGHPEIELALVKLARATGEQKYMELSKFFVDERGQRPHFFEIEAQERNEQPLPGRRQKRMGHDYFQAHLPVREQKTAEGHSVRAVYLYSAMADLAAAYKDETLMEACKTLWKDVVARKMYVTGGIGSQEYGERFTVPFDLPNDRAYAETCASIGLVFWAQRMLQIEKNREYADVMELALYNGVLSGISLDGKSYFYVNPLEVWPDTADFRHDMSTVKVTRQPWFGCACCPPNIARLIASLGSYIYSVDASRSSLYVHLFIGGTMETQLNGATVKWTQRSNYPWDGRITMSVALEQPSAFDASIRIPGWCRKATVKVNGESVDASRLANGYLVLSRTWTDGDTVELELDMPVDVVRAHPNVRENAGKAALQRGPIVYCFEEADNGPNLRDLVLPANAQFEVTYDEALLGGVCTISTTGTRTELPDGENMSLYTTRRYERVPAPVTAIPYYAWSNRTPGEMTVWIRVE from the coding sequence ATGAGCAAATTGGAACATGCGACGAATCGTCCTTTGGAGGCGGCGAATTTGAAGCAAGTGTCGATCGAAGATCCGTTCTGGACGCCGCGGGTGCGCAACGTGACCGACACCGTCGTCCCGTACCAATGGCAGGCGCTCAACGACGAAATTCCGGGAGCGGAACCGAGCCACACGGTCGAAAATTTCCGCATCGCGGCGGGCGAAGCGGAGGGCGAATACTACGGCATGGTATTTCAGGACAGCGACCTGGGCAAATGGCTCGAGACGGTCGGCTTCGTCCTCGCGGGCGGCCGCGACCCGGAGCTCGAGCGGATCGCCGACGAGGTGATCGACCTGCTGGAGCGCGCGCAGCAGCCGGACGGTTATTTGAACACGTACTATCAAGTGAAAGAGCCGGGTCAGCGGTGGACGAATTTGCGCGACAACCATGAGTTATACTGCGCGGGCCATTTGATGGAGGCGGCCGTCGCGTACTATGAAGCTACCGGCAAACGGAAGTTTCTAGATGTGATGTGCCGCTATGCAGACTACATCGGCGAGGTGTTCGGCGCGGAGCCGGGGAAGAAGCGCGGCTACGACGGGCATCCCGAAATCGAGCTGGCGCTTGTGAAGCTGGCGCGGGCGACCGGCGAGCAAAAGTATATGGAGCTCAGCAAATTTTTCGTCGACGAGCGGGGGCAGAGGCCGCATTTCTTCGAGATCGAAGCGCAGGAGCGGAACGAGCAGCCGCTGCCCGGACGGAGACAGAAGCGCATGGGCCACGATTACTTCCAGGCGCATCTGCCGGTGCGCGAGCAGAAGACGGCGGAAGGACATTCCGTCCGTGCGGTGTATTTGTACAGCGCCATGGCGGATCTCGCCGCCGCTTACAAGGACGAAACGTTGATGGAAGCTTGCAAGACGCTGTGGAAGGATGTCGTCGCCCGGAAAATGTATGTGACCGGCGGCATCGGCTCGCAGGAATACGGCGAGCGGTTCACCGTTCCGTTCGATCTGCCGAACGACCGGGCGTACGCCGAAACGTGCGCATCGATCGGGCTCGTCTTCTGGGCGCAGCGGATGCTGCAAATCGAGAAGAACCGGGAGTACGCCGACGTCATGGAGCTGGCGCTGTACAACGGCGTATTGAGCGGCATTTCGCTCGACGGCAAGAGCTACTTCTACGTCAATCCGCTGGAGGTGTGGCCGGATACCGCCGATTTCCGCCACGACATGTCGACGGTGAAGGTGACGCGGCAGCCGTGGTTCGGCTGCGCCTGCTGCCCGCCGAACATCGCCCGTTTGATCGCGTCGCTAGGTTCCTATATTTACTCGGTCGATGCGTCCCGGTCGTCGCTGTACGTCCACTTGTTCATCGGGGGGACGATGGAGACGCAGTTGAACGGCGCGACCGTGAAGTGGACGCAACGGTCCAACTATCCGTGGGACGGCCGCATTACGATGAGCGTCGCGTTGGAGCAGCCGTCGGCATTCGACGCGTCGATCCGGATCCCGGGCTGGTGCCGCAAGGCGACCGTGAAGGTGAACGGCGAAAGCGTCGACGCGTCGCGGCTCGCGAACGGCTACTTGGTCCTCTCCCGCACGTGGACGGACGGCGACACGGTCGAGCTCGAGCTCGACATGCCGGTCGACGTCGTCCGCGCTCACCCGAACGTGCGCGAGAATGCAGGCAAGGCTGCGCTGCAGCGCGGTCCGATCGTGTACTGCTTCGAGGAAGCCGACAACGGGCCGAATTTGCGGGACCTCGTCCTGCCGGCCAACGCGCAATTCGAGGTGACGTACGACGAGGCGCTGCTCGGCGGCGTATGCACGATTTCGACGACGGGAACTCGAACCGAGCTGCCGGACGGCGAGAATATGTCTCTGTACACGACGCGCCGGTACGAACGGGTGCCCGCGCCTGTCACCGCGATTCCGTATTACGCTTGGAGCAACCGAACGCCAGGCGAGATGACGGTCTGGATTCGAGTGGAGTAA